From a single Cytophagales bacterium WSM2-2 genomic region:
- the glyQS gene encoding glycine--tRNA ligase: MANDSENLLKKVISHAKEYGFIFPSSEIYDGLSAVYDYGQNGVELKNNIKEYWWKFMTQMHDNIVGIDTAIFMHPTTWKASGHVDAFNDPMIDNKDSKKRYRADVLVEDAISKMEEKIVKEVEKAAKRFGESFDKKMFSETNPRVLEYQKKIDEANNRLKEAMTNGDMVAMKQLIVDLEINDPISGTKNWTDVRQFNLMFSTEMGSIAEDANKIYLRPETAQGIFVNFLNVQKTGRMKIPFGIAQIGKAFRNEIVARQFIFRMREFEQMEMQFFVKPGTEMEWYAKWKDKRMRWHQTLGLGSENYRFHDHLNLAHYANAACDIQFNFPMGFKELEGIHSRTDFDLKSHEKFSGKKLQYFDSEDNQSYVPFVVETSVGLDRMFLSVLATAYKEEKVTGADGEEGGERVVLSIPPALAPYKIAVLPHLKKDGLPEKAEEVMDLLKFDFRCYYEDKDTIGRRYRRMDAIGTPYCITIDHQTLQDNTVTIRERDSMKQERIAIDSLKEKIREAVSLLSLLKRI, from the coding sequence ATGGCTAATGACTCAGAAAATCTGTTGAAAAAAGTGATCTCCCATGCCAAGGAGTATGGGTTTATTTTCCCTTCGAGCGAAATCTATGACGGCCTCAGTGCGGTTTATGACTATGGGCAGAATGGCGTTGAATTGAAGAACAACATCAAGGAATACTGGTGGAAGTTCATGACGCAGATGCACGACAACATCGTGGGTATTGATACGGCTATCTTCATGCACCCGACCACCTGGAAGGCCAGTGGGCACGTGGATGCATTCAACGATCCGATGATCGACAATAAAGATTCAAAGAAACGTTACCGTGCTGATGTACTGGTAGAGGACGCCATTTCCAAAATGGAAGAGAAGATTGTCAAGGAAGTAGAGAAAGCAGCCAAGCGTTTTGGAGAGTCATTTGACAAGAAGATGTTTTCGGAGACGAACCCCCGCGTGCTGGAATACCAAAAGAAAATTGATGAGGCCAATAATCGTCTGAAGGAAGCCATGACTAACGGTGACATGGTGGCCATGAAGCAACTAATTGTTGACCTGGAGATCAACGATCCGATTAGTGGAACGAAAAACTGGACGGACGTGCGTCAGTTCAACCTGATGTTCTCAACTGAAATGGGTTCGATCGCAGAGGACGCCAATAAGATTTATTTGCGCCCGGAAACTGCCCAGGGGATTTTTGTCAATTTCCTGAATGTGCAAAAAACGGGAAGGATGAAGATTCCATTTGGAATTGCCCAGATCGGAAAAGCATTCCGGAATGAAATAGTGGCGCGCCAGTTCATTTTCCGCATGCGCGAATTCGAGCAAATGGAAATGCAGTTTTTTGTGAAGCCAGGAACGGAGATGGAGTGGTATGCGAAGTGGAAAGACAAGCGAATGAGATGGCATCAGACATTAGGGCTTGGTAGTGAGAATTATCGTTTCCATGATCACTTAAATCTCGCACACTATGCCAATGCAGCTTGCGATATTCAGTTCAATTTTCCGATGGGCTTCAAGGAACTCGAGGGAATCCATAGTCGCACGGACTTTGATTTGAAGAGCCACGAGAAATTTTCAGGGAAGAAATTGCAATACTTTGATTCAGAGGACAACCAAAGTTACGTGCCGTTTGTGGTGGAGACTTCAGTAGGCTTGGACCGGATGTTCCTGTCGGTGCTGGCGACCGCTTACAAGGAAGAAAAAGTGACAGGCGCAGATGGCGAAGAAGGAGGAGAACGCGTGGTGCTGTCAATTCCCCCGGCTTTGGCTCCTTACAAAATAGCGGTGCTGCCCCACTTGAAGAAAGATGGCTTGCCTGAGAAAGCAGAGGAAGTGATGGATTTATTGAAATTTGATTTCCGCTGCTACTACGAAGACAAAGACACCATTGGCAGAAGATACAGACGCATGGATGCGATTGGCACTCCGTATTGTATAACTATTGATCACCAGACTCTTCAGGACAATACAGTGACGATCCGCGAGCGTGATTCGATGAAACAAGAACGAATCGCGATTGACAGCCTCAAAGAGAAAATCCGTGAGGCGGTCTCACTCCTCAGTCTACTTAAGAGAATTTAA
- a CDS encoding peptidase M20: MKKFLLFLFFASFLINLVAQKKSEAGKTIYEQQVLDLTKNKLVKDAFAIIDQLEPATRKEHIELTQVPAPPFKEEKRAQYFKKMLETAKTDKVWIDSLGNVLALRKGTKSTRTIVLDAHLDTVFPEGTDVTVKQKGDTLFAPGIADDTRGLIAILTVLKAMEKTNLRTVDDVLFAATLGEEGLGDLRGVKYVVEKSKLKIDSWIAVDGTEINYVVNGALGSVRYRATIIGPGGHSWGAFGLGNPHSAMAKSLNYFSDAAATFTATGIKTSFNVGRTGGGTSINSIPFESWAEIDMRSESPSQLKKIDSIFKVCMKKGLDEYNRTIKKGSMLSLDLKQIGYRPSGMTKPDQAIVQRSLAAARHFTSSPITLGYVSTNANTSIAHGIPSICIGAGGRSDHEHALNEWWLNEKGADGIKFVLLTLLMEAGFEK; the protein is encoded by the coding sequence ATGAAAAAATTTCTTCTATTCCTGTTCTTCGCTTCATTTTTGATAAATCTCGTGGCCCAGAAAAAGTCTGAGGCAGGGAAAACAATCTATGAACAACAAGTTCTTGATCTTACCAAAAACAAACTGGTGAAAGATGCTTTTGCCATCATCGACCAACTCGAACCGGCCACACGCAAAGAGCACATTGAACTAACACAGGTTCCGGCTCCTCCGTTTAAAGAAGAAAAGCGTGCACAGTATTTCAAAAAAATGCTCGAAACAGCAAAAACTGATAAAGTATGGATTGATTCATTAGGGAATGTCCTCGCCCTTCGCAAAGGCACAAAAAGCACCCGAACCATAGTGCTTGATGCACATCTCGATACCGTTTTTCCGGAAGGCACCGATGTAACGGTCAAACAGAAAGGCGACACGCTCTTTGCTCCCGGAATTGCAGATGATACGCGAGGGTTGATTGCCATCCTCACTGTATTGAAGGCCATGGAGAAAACAAATCTCCGAACAGTTGACGATGTACTCTTTGCAGCAACACTTGGCGAAGAAGGACTCGGTGATTTGCGTGGTGTGAAATATGTTGTTGAAAAAAGTAAACTCAAAATCGATTCATGGATTGCCGTTGATGGAACAGAGATCAATTACGTGGTGAATGGTGCGCTTGGTTCCGTAAGATATAGAGCAACAATCATCGGACCGGGCGGTCATTCCTGGGGCGCTTTTGGTCTGGGAAATCCGCATAGCGCTATGGCCAAGTCACTCAATTATTTCTCAGATGCGGCAGCGACCTTTACAGCCACTGGTATCAAAACCAGCTTTAATGTGGGACGCACCGGTGGTGGCACATCAATCAATTCAATTCCATTTGAGTCGTGGGCAGAAATCGATATGCGCTCGGAAAGTCCATCTCAGTTAAAAAAGATCGACTCTATATTTAAAGTGTGCATGAAAAAAGGATTGGATGAGTACAATCGCACCATCAAAAAGGGGTCAATGCTTTCGCTGGATTTGAAGCAAATAGGCTACCGTCCGTCAGGTATGACAAAACCTGACCAGGCCATTGTGCAGCGATCACTTGCCGCTGCCCGCCACTTCACTTCATCGCCAATAACACTCGGTTATGTTTCTACCAATGCCAATACATCTATCGCTCATGGTATCCCTTCCATTTGCATCGGGGCCGGTGGTCGAAGTGATCATGAACACGCATTGAATGAATGGTGGCTCAATGAAAAAGGCGCTGACGGAATCAAGTTTGTATTACTTACTTTATTAATGGAAGCTGGCTTTGAAAAATAA
- a CDS encoding amidohydrolase, with amino-acid sequence MDREVVLENYDVVVKDGKVKAMGKSQSVKFDKAALVVDAKGKYLIPGLAEMHAHVPPIDDINPMKEVLMLFALNGVTTVRGMLGHPRHLELRKKIEEGEIMGPKLYTSGPSFNGNTVKSAEEGIRMVKEQKAAGYDFLKLHPGLSRENFDAIVKTANEVKIPFAGHVAWDVGIWHAIESNYKSVDHLDQFVEGLIPNVKETKETDAGFMAIYIANKADESIIPKLMAGLRDHHIWVVPTQTLAEGWLSSEITTAECAALPEMKYMDPATAKRWAEAKDRSTNDPRYKKENFPAFLKLRRKLILECQKNGVGLLLGSDAPQVYNVPGFSIHRELKSMVNSGLTPFQALQAGTVNVARYFDRSNSGSVKEGNVSDLVLLNANPLTDISNTSQIAGVMLNNRWLSREFIDAELKKLVKQ; translated from the coding sequence ATGGACCGCGAAGTCGTACTTGAAAACTATGATGTTGTTGTCAAAGATGGCAAGGTCAAAGCCATGGGCAAATCACAAAGTGTGAAGTTTGACAAAGCTGCATTGGTCGTTGATGCCAAAGGAAAGTACCTCATCCCCGGACTTGCCGAAATGCACGCACATGTTCCCCCGATTGATGATATCAACCCGATGAAAGAAGTGCTGATGTTGTTCGCACTTAATGGAGTAACGACTGTTCGTGGCATGCTTGGCCACCCGCGTCACCTTGAGTTAAGAAAGAAAATTGAGGAAGGAGAAATCATGGGGCCGAAACTGTACACTTCAGGCCCCTCATTTAATGGCAATACAGTCAAATCTGCTGAAGAGGGGATTCGCATGGTGAAAGAACAGAAAGCAGCAGGTTATGATTTTCTAAAACTTCATCCGGGATTGTCACGAGAGAACTTCGATGCGATCGTAAAGACTGCCAATGAAGTTAAAATTCCTTTCGCAGGCCATGTGGCCTGGGACGTAGGAATATGGCATGCGATTGAATCGAACTACAAGTCAGTGGATCACCTGGATCAGTTTGTCGAAGGACTGATACCCAATGTGAAAGAGACCAAAGAGACTGATGCGGGCTTCATGGCAATTTATATTGCGAATAAAGCAGATGAGTCGATCATTCCAAAGTTGATGGCTGGACTTCGCGATCATCATATTTGGGTCGTGCCTACTCAAACATTGGCCGAAGGGTGGCTCTCATCAGAAATAACTACAGCCGAGTGTGCCGCTTTACCTGAAATGAAATACATGGACCCAGCCACTGCCAAACGATGGGCTGAAGCAAAAGACCGGTCAACGAATGATCCACGTTATAAAAAAGAAAATTTTCCTGCGTTCCTGAAACTTCGTAGGAAACTGATTCTTGAATGCCAGAAAAATGGCGTTGGATTGTTATTAGGATCAGATGCTCCACAAGTGTATAACGTTCCCGGCTTCTCTATTCACCGTGAATTGAAAAGTATGGTCAATTCTGGTCTCACGCCATTCCAGGCATTACAAGCGGGGACGGTGAATGTGGCGCGCTATTTCGATCGAAGCAATTCAGGTTCAGTAAAAGAAGGAAATGTCTCTGATCTTGTACTTCTCAATGCAAATCCCTTAACAGACATCAGCAATACCTCGCAGATTGCCGGGGTGATGCTCAACAACCGCTGGCTGTCAAGGGAATTTATTGATGCTGAGTTGAAAAAACTGGTGAAACAATAA
- a CDS encoding 2-hydroxyhepta-2,4-diene-1,7-dioate isomerase, with product MKLIRFGNSGNEKPGLQIDDKTGIDASSFGEDYNENFFATDGLSRLAKWFEVNKSSAKKFELTSVRLGPPVARPSKMVCIGLNYRKHAIEAGLEIPKEPVIFLKATSAIVGPNDNLMIPRDSHKTDYEVEFAIVIGKRASYVEKANALNYIAGYMLHNDYSEREYQLERGGQWTKGKGCDTFAPLGPFLLTRDEISDTHDLDIWTKVNGKIMQQGTTGDMIFDVSTIISYVTQFMTLLPGDVISTGTPHGGGIGLKPPVYLKPGDVVEIGIEGLGTSTQHVVEYKK from the coding sequence ATGAAATTGATCCGCTTCGGCAACTCAGGAAATGAAAAACCCGGATTGCAAATTGATGATAAGACAGGTATTGACGCCAGCTCTTTCGGAGAAGACTATAATGAAAATTTCTTTGCCACTGATGGCCTGAGCAGGCTGGCGAAGTGGTTTGAAGTAAACAAATCATCTGCGAAGAAATTTGAGTTAACCTCCGTCCGGCTTGGGCCACCGGTGGCAAGGCCGAGCAAAATGGTTTGCATCGGACTTAATTATAGAAAGCATGCCATCGAGGCGGGCTTGGAGATTCCTAAAGAACCGGTGATTTTTCTGAAGGCCACTTCAGCCATTGTAGGCCCTAACGATAACCTGATGATTCCCCGCGATTCGCATAAGACTGATTATGAAGTTGAATTTGCCATCGTCATTGGTAAACGTGCCTCCTATGTGGAGAAAGCAAATGCATTGAATTACATCGCGGGCTATATGCTTCATAATGATTACAGCGAGCGTGAATATCAACTGGAACGTGGTGGTCAATGGACGAAAGGTAAGGGCTGCGATACTTTTGCTCCGCTTGGTCCTTTCCTTCTCACCCGTGACGAAATTTCCGATACACATGATCTGGACATCTGGACGAAGGTGAATGGAAAAATCATGCAGCAGGGAACTACCGGTGATATGATCTTTGACGTGTCAACCATTATTTCTTACGTAACTCAATTTATGACGTTGTTGCCTGGCGATGTTATTTCTACAGGCACACCTCATGGCGGAGGAATAGGATTAAAACCTCCCGTTTATCTCAAGCCGGGCGATGTAGTCGAAATCGGAATCGAAGGATTGGGAACATCAACGCAACATGTGGTTGAGTATAAAAAATAA
- a CDS encoding ABC transporter permease, whose protein sequence is MIRNYLKIALRNLTKNLGYSFINIAGLATGMAVALLIGLWIWDELNYSKYHQNYDRIAQVWQHNMYNGVKQSQVSNPYLMAEEIRNNFSSDFKYVLQSSWTTSHILTLGEKKFNKSGNFFEPAVTEMLTLRMLKGTRDCLKDPYSIALSESVAKAYFGEADPMNQMLRLDNKVDVKVTGVYEDLPYNSRFRDMTYILPWELYLITNDWIKKMGDPWGSNFTQTFVQLADKADVEKVSAKIVNVKFNKLKSEDEKKYKPEVFLHPMSKWRLYTEFKNGKNAGGRIEFVWLFGIIGVFVLMLACINFMNLSTARSEKRAKEVGIRKSIGSVRSQLIGQFFSESIVVATIAFLVSLILVQLALPMFNQVADKRLTLPFGSLMFWFTGIGFSALTGIIAGSYPALYLSSFQPVKVLKGTFRAGRFASVPRQVLVVVQFTVSVILIIGTIIVFRQIQFAKDRPAGYDRQGLINIYQGTSEIHKHIEVVRSELKSSGAIEEMTESGSPLTQVWNSNGGFTWKGKDPGLSVDFPNNGVTHEYGKTVGWKFKEGRDFSREFATDSTAFVINEAAVNFLGFKNPVGEVLNWNEKPYTIIGVINDMIIESPYEPVRPSLFHISKDGGNVVILKLNPGKSVTESVEKIKNAFVKYDPASPFEYKFVDEDYARKFEGEERIGKLASFFSILAIFISCLGIFGLASFVAEQRTKEIGVRKVMGASVLNLWGMLSRDFVVLVIASLVIAMPAAYYLMSNWLEKYEYRTGISWWIFAASGAGALVVTLCTVSYQSIKAAMANPVNSLRSE, encoded by the coding sequence ATGATCAGGAATTATTTAAAAATTGCCCTTCGAAATCTTACTAAGAATTTAGGTTATTCTTTCATCAACATTGCCGGGCTTGCTACGGGTATGGCGGTTGCGCTACTCATCGGTCTCTGGATTTGGGATGAGCTCAACTACAGCAAGTACCACCAAAACTATGACCGCATTGCTCAAGTGTGGCAACACAACATGTACAATGGAGTCAAACAGTCACAGGTATCCAATCCGTATCTTATGGCAGAGGAGATACGTAATAATTTCAGTAGTGATTTTAAATACGTGCTCCAGTCATCCTGGACTACTTCTCACATTCTTACTCTAGGAGAAAAGAAATTCAACAAGAGCGGAAATTTTTTTGAACCTGCTGTTACCGAGATGCTGACACTTCGGATGCTGAAAGGCACACGTGATTGTCTCAAAGATCCTTATTCTATCGCACTGTCGGAGTCGGTGGCAAAGGCCTACTTCGGTGAGGCCGATCCGATGAATCAAATGCTGAGACTGGACAACAAAGTAGACGTTAAAGTGACAGGTGTATACGAAGACTTGCCTTACAACTCACGCTTTCGCGACATGACCTATATTTTGCCATGGGAACTTTATCTAATCACCAACGACTGGATAAAAAAAATGGGTGACCCCTGGGGAAGTAATTTTACGCAGACCTTTGTGCAGCTTGCCGACAAGGCAGACGTGGAGAAGGTCTCGGCAAAAATAGTTAACGTGAAGTTTAACAAACTCAAAAGCGAAGACGAGAAAAAATACAAACCCGAAGTCTTTCTTCACCCCATGAGCAAGTGGCGCCTGTACACTGAGTTTAAGAATGGAAAGAATGCGGGAGGACGAATAGAGTTTGTTTGGCTTTTTGGAATTATCGGAGTATTTGTACTAATGCTGGCTTGTATCAACTTTATGAATTTGAGCACCGCTAGGTCTGAGAAACGTGCAAAGGAAGTGGGTATACGCAAATCGATAGGGTCGGTTCGCTCGCAACTGATTGGTCAGTTTTTCAGCGAGTCGATCGTTGTGGCAACCATCGCGTTTCTTGTTTCATTGATCCTCGTTCAGCTGGCATTGCCGATGTTTAACCAGGTCGCAGATAAGCGACTGACGCTGCCATTCGGTAGTCTAATGTTTTGGTTCACCGGCATAGGTTTCAGCGCCCTCACGGGGATCATTGCCGGAAGCTACCCGGCACTTTACTTGTCTTCGTTTCAGCCTGTGAAAGTTTTGAAGGGAACATTTCGCGCAGGCAGGTTTGCTTCGGTTCCACGTCAGGTGCTGGTGGTCGTGCAGTTCACAGTTTCAGTAATACTCATTATCGGTACCATTATCGTTTTCCGTCAAATTCAATTTGCGAAAGACCGCCCGGCGGGTTACGATCGTCAGGGACTGATCAATATATACCAGGGTACTTCAGAAATCCATAAGCACATTGAAGTCGTTCGGAGTGAATTGAAGAGCTCAGGTGCAATTGAGGAAATGACGGAATCGGGAAGTCCGCTGACCCAAGTGTGGAATAGCAATGGCGGATTCACCTGGAAAGGAAAGGACCCCGGTCTTTCTGTGGATTTTCCGAACAACGGTGTGACACATGAATATGGCAAAACGGTAGGATGGAAGTTCAAGGAAGGAAGAGATTTCTCCCGCGAGTTTGCGACAGATTCAACAGCCTTTGTAATCAATGAGGCGGCCGTAAATTTTTTAGGGTTTAAAAACCCGGTTGGCGAAGTCCTCAATTGGAACGAAAAGCCATATACCATCATCGGTGTTATCAACGATATGATAATCGAGTCGCCTTATGAACCAGTGCGCCCTTCGCTTTTTCATATCTCCAAAGACGGTGGCAACGTTGTGATTTTGAAGCTCAACCCCGGCAAGAGCGTCACCGAATCAGTTGAAAAAATAAAAAATGCATTTGTAAAGTACGATCCTGCTTCACCTTTCGAATATAAATTCGTTGATGAAGATTATGCGCGCAAATTTGAAGGAGAAGAACGCATTGGTAAACTGGCGAGCTTCTTTTCAATCCTTGCGATTTTCATCAGCTGCCTCGGAATATTCGGGCTGGCCAGTTTTGTAGCAGAGCAACGAACAAAGGAAATTGGCGTTCGCAAAGTAATGGGAGCTTCTGTACTTAATCTCTGGGGTATGTTGTCTAGGGATTTTGTAGTGCTCGTAATTGCTTCTCTTGTTATTGCAATGCCAGCAGCCTATTATCTCATGAGCAATTGGCTTGAAAAATATGAATATCGTACAGGTATCTCCTGGTGGATATTTGCGGCCTCAGGAGCGGGTGCCTTGGTGGTCACGTTATGTACCGTGAGTTATCAATCGATCAAAGCGGCCATGGCCAACCCGGTCAATAGTTTGAGGTCCGAATGA
- the pyrD gene encoding dihydroorotate dehydrogenase (quinone), translating into MYKLLIRPILFLLDPEKTHHFTFAALRFFGKIPLTKSLLRLLYSKESSALKRELFGIKFKNPVGLAAGFDKDAKLIDELACLGFGFIEIGTLTPKAQPGNDKPRLFRLPEDQALINRMGFNNEGVFAAVERLKKRKSNIVVGGNIGKNKITPNEKAVEDYEACFEILYPYVDYFVVNVSSPNTPGLRELQEKEPLKNLMMHMKNLSASKEKPKPVLLKIAPDLTHSQLDDIVEILIKTKTDGVIATNTTISREELVTDSKIISTIGNGGLSGRPVTKKSTEVISYLRSKLGNNFPIIGVGGIMNPEEAIEKIKAGADLVQIYTGFIYEGPGFAKRICTAIEKNSDRF; encoded by the coding sequence ATGTACAAACTGCTCATCCGCCCAATTCTATTCTTACTCGACCCGGAAAAAACTCACCATTTCACATTCGCTGCACTGCGTTTTTTTGGAAAGATTCCGCTGACAAAGAGTTTGCTTCGATTATTGTATTCCAAAGAATCGTCAGCACTAAAGCGCGAATTGTTCGGGATCAAGTTTAAGAACCCTGTCGGCCTCGCTGCAGGCTTTGATAAAGATGCGAAGTTGATCGATGAACTGGCGTGCCTCGGTTTCGGATTTATTGAAATCGGAACACTTACTCCCAAGGCACAACCCGGCAATGATAAACCGAGGTTGTTTCGATTGCCGGAAGACCAAGCGTTAATCAACCGGATGGGATTCAACAATGAAGGAGTGTTTGCGGCCGTGGAGCGGTTGAAGAAAAGAAAATCGAATATTGTTGTTGGTGGAAACATCGGAAAAAATAAAATCACCCCTAACGAGAAAGCGGTCGAAGATTATGAAGCATGCTTTGAAATCCTTTATCCTTACGTAGATTATTTCGTAGTGAATGTGAGTTCACCAAATACACCAGGCCTTCGTGAACTTCAAGAAAAAGAGCCTTTAAAAAATCTGATGATGCACATGAAAAACCTCAGTGCCTCAAAAGAGAAACCGAAACCTGTCTTGCTGAAGATCGCTCCCGACCTGACTCATTCCCAATTGGATGATATTGTTGAGATATTAATCAAGACAAAAACCGATGGAGTCATCGCCACGAATACAACCATTTCACGTGAAGAACTTGTGACTGATTCAAAGATTATTTCGACCATCGGCAATGGTGGCCTCAGTGGTAGACCTGTAACGAAAAAATCTACGGAAGTAATCTCCTACCTGAGATCGAAACTTGGAAATAACTTTCCCATCATTGGTGTTGGAGGAATCATGAATCCCGAAGAAGCTATCGAAAAAATAAAAGCGGGAGCAGACCTGGTTCAGATTTATACTGGGTTTATTTATGAAGGCCCCGGATTTGCAAAGCGGATCTGCACAGCAATAGAAAAAAACTCTGACCGCTTTTGA
- a CDS encoding DeoR family transcriptional regulator: MLALMLKEERLNFILNEVKVRNRVLLFDIADKLNVSEDTVRRDLKHLDEQGMIKKVHGGAVSNSFHVYSYSEKDIYAHADKSLIARKAISLIKEEQVILMSGGTTNLELARLMPDHMHLTIFTPSLPVAMQLLEHPSIETIFVGGRLSHDAQIALGGDTLNTLAQVKADICFLGTGYLDVSDGLTEFDWEVVQLKKSMIKSSRKVVALTISEKLNSSQRFKVCEPSSIHTLITELPADNPLLSQFRNAGLEIY, translated from the coding sequence ATGCTGGCACTTATGCTAAAAGAAGAAAGACTCAATTTTATCCTGAACGAGGTCAAGGTCCGCAACCGGGTACTGCTTTTTGATATTGCCGACAAACTGAATGTGTCCGAGGACACTGTCCGGAGGGACCTCAAGCACCTGGATGAGCAAGGCATGATTAAGAAAGTCCATGGGGGAGCAGTTTCAAACTCGTTCCATGTTTATAGCTATAGTGAAAAGGACATTTATGCTCATGCCGATAAGTCTCTGATCGCCCGAAAGGCGATTTCCCTTATTAAAGAAGAGCAGGTAATATTAATGAGTGGTGGCACAACCAATCTGGAACTTGCTCGGCTCATGCCTGATCACATGCACCTGACCATATTCACACCCAGCTTGCCTGTAGCTATGCAATTGTTGGAGCATCCTAGTATTGAAACCATTTTTGTGGGTGGCCGGCTTTCTCATGATGCACAGATCGCCCTTGGCGGAGATACGCTGAATACCCTCGCCCAGGTGAAAGCAGATATTTGTTTTTTGGGCACTGGATACCTTGATGTATCTGACGGACTCACCGAATTTGATTGGGAGGTAGTACAATTAAAAAAGTCAATGATTAAATCTTCCAGGAAGGTGGTGGCGCTTACTATTTCTGAAAAACTGAATTCAAGCCAGCGCTTTAAAGTATGTGAACCAAGTTCTATCCATACGTTAATCACCGAGTTGCCAGCGGACAATCCCTTGCTGAGTCAATTCCGCAACGCAGGACTGGAGATTTATTAA